A window of the Bdellovibrio sp. ZAP7 genome harbors these coding sequences:
- a CDS encoding efflux transporter outer membrane subunit, whose product MKKRWLIAGLSTYGFLCACAVGPDYKRPTENLPSALFANSTEQNIELGWWRQFGDGTLDKMIQLAFEHNLDLELALARVDEARARLGISKSQYFPSLDLRGSAIREKVTETGMTPIPQGTDSVGNSFLLGLSLSYEIDLWGKIRRSNESAKAQLLSADYNRANVQLTLLSQVVSGYFALRSLDLQHAIAQDTLKSRIASYELMFRRFKGGIGSELDARQSESEMRSAEATVSKLDDQISRAESFLSVLIGKNPKEIIETPLARGRKLDEIVMPPQLPSSLPSSLMERRPDILAAEQNLVSANALIGVAKAYYFPSISLGGIFGYESSELKNLFNNSSQTWGYGASISMPIFNGGRTGYLVEAATAQQKAAEVQYRQAIQNAFVEVRNALKTYQSYGDVVEAQRKQVVALERNLYLAQLRYKNGQSPYLEVLDAERNLFAVQLDLVKSQQSRLVSVVDLYKSLGGGWKADMKTSSQ is encoded by the coding sequence ATGAAGAAACGATGGCTCATCGCAGGTCTTAGCACATATGGATTCTTATGTGCCTGTGCCGTGGGACCGGATTATAAACGCCCCACGGAAAATCTTCCGTCTGCCCTGTTCGCTAATTCTACAGAGCAAAACATTGAACTGGGATGGTGGCGGCAGTTTGGTGACGGAACATTAGATAAAATGATTCAATTAGCTTTCGAGCACAATTTGGATCTTGAATTGGCTTTAGCCAGAGTCGATGAAGCCCGGGCGCGCCTGGGAATTTCCAAATCCCAATACTTTCCTAGCTTAGATTTACGGGGTTCTGCCATCAGGGAAAAGGTCACTGAAACGGGCATGACGCCGATTCCGCAGGGAACTGACAGCGTCGGGAACAGCTTCCTTTTAGGATTGAGTCTAAGTTATGAAATCGATTTGTGGGGCAAAATCCGTCGCAGTAACGAATCTGCCAAGGCTCAGTTACTAAGTGCAGACTACAACCGCGCCAATGTGCAGTTGACCCTTCTTAGCCAAGTAGTCAGCGGATACTTTGCTTTGCGCTCTTTGGATCTGCAGCACGCGATTGCCCAGGACACCTTAAAATCGCGCATTGCTTCTTATGAATTGATGTTTAGACGTTTCAAGGGCGGAATTGGTTCAGAACTAGATGCCCGACAGTCGGAATCAGAAATGCGTTCGGCTGAGGCCACTGTTTCGAAACTGGATGATCAGATTTCCAGAGCAGAAAGTTTTCTATCAGTCCTAATTGGCAAAAATCCCAAGGAGATTATAGAAACCCCTTTAGCTCGTGGCCGTAAACTGGATGAGATCGTGATGCCGCCACAGTTGCCCTCTTCGCTTCCGTCTTCGCTAATGGAGCGACGACCTGATATTTTAGCAGCAGAGCAGAATCTGGTCTCGGCCAACGCTTTGATTGGTGTTGCGAAGGCATATTACTTTCCGAGCATTTCTCTAGGGGGAATATTCGGTTATGAAAGTTCTGAACTGAAAAATCTTTTCAATAACAGCTCTCAAACCTGGGGTTACGGAGCCAGCATCTCAATGCCTATCTTCAATGGTGGCAGAACAGGGTATTTGGTTGAAGCGGCAACGGCTCAACAGAAAGCCGCCGAGGTTCAATATCGCCAGGCGATTCAAAATGCCTTTGTCGAAGTCAGAAATGCTTTAAAAACGTATCAATCTTACGGTGATGTGGTGGAAGCCCAAAGAAAACAAGTCGTCGCCCTTGAAAGAAATCTTTATCTTGCTCAATTACGTTATAAGAACGGTCAATCACCTTATCTGGAAGTTCTAGATGCTGAAAGGAATTTGTTTGCCGTGCAATTGGATTTGGTAAAATCCCAACAATCTCGACTGGTGTCCGTCGTAGACTTGTATAAATCTTTAGGTGGAGGCTGGAAGGCTGACATGAAGACGTCCTCTCAATAG
- a CDS encoding type II asparaginase — translation MKLTIGYVFMSILIFTSSSFAADKKMKIHILATGGTIAGAQMKAGEYGYKSGTFKVEDLIAAVPNMGDLATLTGEQVANIGSQDMSDEVWLKLAKRVNEVLKSDADGVVITHGTDTMEETAFFLNLVVKSDKPVVLVGSMRPATAISADGPGNLYNAVAVAASPGAKKRGVLVVMNDEIHQARAVEKMNTTNVETFHSPERGPEGYINTGKISWFESSNKKHTSGSEFAGVSLKNLPRVDIIYAHSNMSPDLIESAVKSGAKGIVVAGVGDGNMNQASLTILERLQKKNGLLVVRSTRLPTGLVLRNNEVDDDKAGFVASGEFNPAKSRVLAQLALTKTSDPKKVQEMFEKY, via the coding sequence ATGAAACTAACAATAGGATATGTTTTTATGTCGATCCTTATTTTCACCAGCAGCAGCTTTGCTGCTGATAAGAAAATGAAGATCCACATTCTGGCGACGGGTGGAACGATTGCCGGTGCGCAAATGAAAGCCGGCGAGTACGGGTATAAGTCAGGTACTTTCAAGGTCGAAGACCTGATCGCGGCAGTTCCGAATATGGGCGACCTTGCAACTCTTACAGGAGAGCAAGTGGCTAATATCGGAAGCCAGGATATGAGTGACGAAGTTTGGTTGAAGCTTGCGAAACGTGTGAACGAAGTTTTGAAATCGGATGCTGACGGTGTAGTCATCACTCATGGTACAGACACGATGGAAGAAACGGCATTCTTTTTAAATCTTGTGGTTAAAAGCGATAAGCCAGTTGTGTTGGTCGGTTCGATGAGACCGGCAACAGCGATCAGTGCAGATGGTCCCGGCAATTTGTATAATGCAGTCGCGGTGGCGGCGAGTCCTGGAGCAAAAAAACGTGGTGTTCTGGTTGTGATGAATGACGAAATTCACCAGGCACGGGCCGTGGAAAAAATGAATACGACGAACGTGGAAACATTCCACAGTCCTGAGCGCGGCCCCGAGGGGTACATCAACACCGGCAAAATTTCTTGGTTTGAATCTTCCAACAAAAAGCACACTTCAGGATCTGAATTCGCAGGTGTTTCACTCAAGAATCTTCCAAGAGTGGACATCATCTATGCTCATTCCAATATGTCTCCGGACTTGATTGAATCTGCAGTAAAGTCAGGAGCCAAAGGTATCGTCGTGGCTGGGGTTGGTGATGGCAATATGAACCAGGCTTCATTGACGATTTTGGAAAGACTGCAAAAGAAAAATGGTTTGCTGGTAGTTCGAAGCACTCGGTTACCAACTGGCTTAGTTCTTCGCAATAACGAAGTTGATGATGACAAAGCGGGGTTTGTGGCTTCAGGAGAGTTCAATCCGGCTAAGTCTCGTGTGTTGGCTCAGTTAGCTTTGACGAAAACAAGCGATCCAAAGAAAGTTCAAGAAATGTTCGAGAAGTATTAA
- a CDS encoding DcaP family trimeric outer membrane transporter has product MNAFIRRALGIGLIAMGFASYAQAEAKLEIYGFTQLDYIQDFNRVDPKWQDTLRPSKIAPTDGAYGSDGQASLSAKQSRLGIQTWLPLSGEDLFTRLEFDFFGVGSDEGQTTPRLRHAYGQWGSWLAGQTNSLFMDGDIFPNMLDYWGPIGMAFYRNPQIRWTPMRGNQSLSIAIERPGDDIDPGQVRTIDPDVVTNAQKDEKLPDLTAQWKSAGDWGHFQIAGIVRQVGFETKTGNHEPSDSKTGWGVDVTGSVKTGSGKIMAGVVTGEGIASYMNDGGTDMGPEGSLGNLSVKVVPLTAFLVYYDHNWNEKLMSTIGFSQSEVKNTDLQNDDAFKRGQYASINLVSTPVKNFMYGGEFLWGSRMSKDDTTTHDQRIQITMKYSFSSLDFK; this is encoded by the coding sequence ATGAATGCGTTTATAAGAAGGGCATTGGGAATAGGTCTGATTGCGATGGGATTTGCATCCTATGCGCAGGCCGAAGCAAAACTTGAAATCTATGGTTTTACGCAACTTGATTATATTCAAGATTTTAACCGCGTTGATCCGAAGTGGCAGGACACTTTACGCCCATCCAAAATCGCGCCTACCGACGGTGCCTATGGTAGTGATGGACAAGCTTCACTCAGTGCCAAACAAAGCCGCTTGGGTATACAAACCTGGCTTCCATTAAGCGGTGAAGATCTTTTCACGAGATTAGAATTCGACTTTTTCGGAGTGGGATCTGATGAAGGTCAGACGACACCTCGTTTGCGTCATGCTTATGGTCAGTGGGGTAGTTGGCTTGCCGGTCAAACGAATTCACTGTTCATGGACGGAGACATCTTTCCGAACATGCTCGATTATTGGGGGCCGATTGGTATGGCCTTTTACCGTAATCCACAAATTCGTTGGACTCCGATGCGTGGGAATCAATCCTTGTCGATAGCCATTGAAAGACCAGGCGACGATATTGATCCAGGACAAGTTAGAACTATTGACCCGGATGTTGTCACCAACGCTCAAAAAGATGAAAAGTTGCCAGACCTCACCGCGCAGTGGAAGTCAGCTGGCGATTGGGGGCATTTTCAAATTGCTGGCATCGTCAGACAAGTGGGATTTGAGACTAAAACTGGTAATCATGAACCAAGTGACAGTAAAACGGGTTGGGGCGTAGATGTTACCGGAAGTGTTAAGACGGGCTCTGGGAAAATTATGGCCGGAGTGGTTACAGGTGAAGGTATCGCAAGTTATATGAATGACGGTGGGACGGATATGGGGCCCGAAGGATCATTAGGAAATCTTTCGGTAAAGGTCGTTCCATTGACAGCATTCCTTGTTTATTACGATCACAATTGGAATGAAAAGTTGATGTCGACGATTGGTTTTTCACAAAGTGAAGTTAAGAACACAGATTTGCAAAACGACGATGCCTTCAAACGTGGTCAATATGCTTCGATCAATTTGGTTTCAACTCCAGTTAAAAACTTCATGTACGGTGGAGAATTTCTGTGGGGAAGTCGCATGAGTAAGGATGATACGACAACTCATGATCAACGTATTCAAATTACCATGAAGTATAGCTTTTCAAGCTTAGATTTTAAATAA
- a CDS encoding patatin-like phospholipase family protein: MRKFYVLGLMTLIFTVNSWAAENRRPKIGLVLGGGGARGIAHVGIIKVLEENRIPVDCIAGTSIGSLVGASYAVGATPEEMRKQISDANWGNMFLAKAPRQAYPFRRKQDDKLSMLGVEVGLADGGQLKLPLAAISTQEIEYFLRNLTYGGTVANFDSLPIPYRAIATDLATGDMVIMKDGDLVTALRASMAVPGIFPSVPSKGHILADGGLVRNLPVDVVRNMCADVVIAIDVGAAPLSQGEITGIFSVMDQYTRLMMIQNVRPQVAGLKDKDVFIAPQFDALGSMDFDQSDKLIEVGRVAAMKALPSLRRYSVSEKEYAAWATNRISKKLKPKPIQKVTVADSGWVNAATLKDELKVPTGVNLNIDKFHDQLTQLYATGDFSQLDYELYDSGAGQDLLVLPVQKNWGPNYLNFGLSLGTDFESSYPWNLTAMYRRTWINSLGAEWKSILQMGNSSMFYTEFYQPTTAGGNGFVAPYFRYYRIPLALWQEGDEVAKYKYSKLSFGADVGVGSEIGEFRFGPAFNEYSASRNIGSSILPNSRTDDYGLRFNFFYDQLDNYFFPSTGAYLDLYGYYSIGASEDIDNYGLYGLTFRGAMTAGKGVFQFTLKGQTSTGDNGVLADVSWLGGFLNLSSYRYQELIGDQFAYGSVQYYRRMPFLSGSYWGAALETGRVFNYFDKKIADEWHVSGTGYLAYDSILGPMYLAAAYGDNKTWSCYFMLGKQF, translated from the coding sequence ATGAGAAAATTCTATGTGCTAGGCCTGATGACTTTGATCTTTACCGTCAATTCATGGGCTGCTGAAAATCGAAGACCTAAGATTGGCTTAGTCCTCGGTGGTGGCGGGGCTCGAGGCATTGCACACGTCGGTATTATCAAAGTTCTTGAGGAAAACAGAATTCCCGTTGATTGCATCGCCGGGACCAGCATTGGTTCCCTCGTTGGTGCTTCCTATGCTGTGGGCGCAACCCCCGAGGAAATGCGTAAACAAATCAGTGACGCCAATTGGGGAAATATGTTTTTGGCAAAAGCGCCAAGGCAAGCTTATCCATTCCGTCGTAAACAAGATGATAAACTTTCAATGTTGGGTGTTGAAGTCGGACTTGCTGATGGTGGTCAATTAAAACTTCCTCTCGCTGCCATCAGTACGCAAGAGATTGAGTACTTCCTTCGCAATCTTACCTACGGCGGAACTGTCGCGAACTTTGATAGTCTGCCTATTCCCTATCGCGCCATTGCAACGGATCTGGCGACGGGGGACATGGTGATCATGAAGGATGGAGATTTGGTCACCGCCCTGCGCGCGAGTATGGCGGTACCAGGAATATTTCCGTCTGTGCCATCTAAAGGACATATTTTGGCCGACGGAGGATTGGTTCGAAATCTTCCTGTGGATGTCGTAAGAAACATGTGCGCTGACGTGGTCATCGCAATTGATGTTGGAGCTGCCCCCTTATCTCAAGGAGAAATCACCGGAATTTTCTCGGTGATGGATCAATACACGCGTTTGATGATGATCCAAAACGTAAGACCTCAAGTGGCGGGATTGAAAGATAAAGACGTTTTTATCGCTCCTCAGTTTGATGCTTTGGGATCCATGGACTTTGATCAAAGTGACAAATTGATCGAGGTTGGAAGAGTGGCTGCAATGAAAGCATTGCCCTCTTTGCGTCGATACTCGGTATCAGAGAAAGAATATGCTGCTTGGGCCACAAATCGCATCAGCAAAAAGTTGAAACCCAAACCTATTCAAAAAGTCACTGTTGCCGATAGTGGTTGGGTGAATGCTGCGACTCTTAAGGACGAGCTTAAAGTTCCCACGGGTGTAAATCTGAACATTGACAAATTTCATGATCAGCTGACTCAGCTTTATGCGACCGGGGATTTCAGTCAGCTTGATTACGAGCTTTATGACAGCGGCGCGGGCCAGGATCTGTTGGTTTTGCCGGTGCAAAAAAACTGGGGACCCAATTACTTGAATTTTGGTTTAAGTCTGGGAACTGATTTTGAGAGTTCCTATCCTTGGAATTTAACGGCAATGTATCGCAGAACTTGGATAAATAGCTTAGGGGCCGAATGGAAGAGCATTCTGCAAATGGGTAATTCCTCGATGTTCTATACTGAGTTCTATCAACCCACAACGGCGGGTGGGAATGGCTTTGTCGCTCCATATTTCCGATATTACCGAATCCCTTTGGCTTTGTGGCAAGAAGGCGATGAAGTCGCAAAGTACAAGTATTCGAAATTGTCATTTGGGGCTGACGTGGGAGTCGGATCCGAAATTGGAGAGTTCCGATTTGGTCCAGCTTTTAATGAGTACAGTGCTTCAAGGAATATTGGTTCATCTATTCTTCCCAATTCGCGCACCGATGATTACGGTCTTCGCTTCAACTTCTTTTATGATCAGCTTGATAATTATTTCTTTCCTTCAACCGGGGCCTATTTGGATCTTTATGGATACTATTCAATCGGCGCCTCGGAGGACATCGATAATTATGGATTGTATGGCTTGACCTTCCGTGGCGCTATGACCGCGGGCAAAGGGGTATTTCAATTCACACTGAAAGGACAAACTTCCACTGGTGATAATGGAGTGCTCGCGGATGTCAGTTGGCTGGGAGGTTTTTTGAATCTTTCGAGTTATCGTTATCAAGAGTTGATAGGGGATCAGTTCGCTTATGGATCCGTTCAATACTATCGGCGCATGCCTTTTTTATCGGGAAGCTATTGGGGAGCTGCTCTGGAAACAGGGCGGGTCTTCAACTATTTTGACAAAAAAATTGCGGACGAGTGGCATGTGTCGGGAACGGGATATCTAGCGTACGACAGTATTCTGGGGCCGATGTATCTGGCGGCAGCCTATGGGGATAATAAAACGTGGAGCTGTTATTTCATGTTGGGCAAACAGTTTTAG
- a CDS encoding YiiX/YebB-like N1pC/P60 family cysteine hydrolase, which yields MFLRLNFWFGIVLIFCLSQKVLAAPTPDKANEKTTFSMVISGIDQVLKDLGNDNVFNSQTCPTYINKITDWLFYLPADQLVPHNPQEIAFLKSNGDSIIQKIFLLRLKLHERLKDFDKANNLTDACVLKIREGLQYARFTNEYIIEWMVHNKVITFEETPILAGSFPFVLKDPSLDKIELTPGDVLLIRGKSFVSAMIARIGDEEGNFSHLAIVGQDDKGELQIVESLIQEGVVVTPLDKWRKAQDSRVALFRLPDKILAKKAARLVYQWGLTHAEYDFAMDDSHYDRAFCSEVVRYAFDKASDGKLIVPKYRSHVSKFKDGPYPKSLGVTQATLFAPYDIEVDPRFQYLAEGTFYPLLRQVRIQDSILQCIYEWMIKKDYTFYEPWWLGTEATLGKGLRFLGFMKDQMPTYMPKETIKTILLFEGVSDSLEKNLFEKEKAFYQKRGYPPSFQDMMLANEQKRKEDCALYEKGKKSEFHSFFRGKGCN from the coding sequence ATGTTTCTCCGTCTTAATTTTTGGTTCGGTATCGTCTTGATTTTCTGCCTGTCACAAAAAGTTTTGGCAGCTCCTACACCAGACAAAGCCAATGAGAAAACAACATTCTCAATGGTGATATCCGGCATAGATCAAGTGCTCAAAGATTTGGGTAACGACAATGTCTTTAATTCACAGACTTGTCCCACCTATATTAACAAAATAACGGACTGGCTTTTCTATCTGCCGGCAGACCAACTAGTCCCCCACAATCCACAAGAGATTGCATTTTTGAAAAGTAACGGTGATTCCATCATTCAAAAGATATTTCTTTTGCGCCTGAAACTGCATGAGCGCCTAAAAGATTTCGACAAAGCGAACAACCTTACTGACGCTTGCGTTTTAAAAATTCGCGAAGGCCTGCAGTACGCCCGCTTCACAAACGAATACATTATCGAGTGGATGGTGCATAACAAAGTCATCACCTTTGAAGAAACCCCGATCCTTGCGGGATCATTTCCCTTCGTCCTGAAAGATCCCTCACTTGATAAAATCGAACTTACTCCCGGAGATGTCCTTTTAATTCGCGGGAAAAGCTTTGTTTCTGCGATGATCGCGCGAATCGGCGATGAAGAAGGAAACTTCTCGCATCTGGCAATTGTCGGACAAGATGACAAGGGCGAGCTACAAATCGTGGAATCCCTGATTCAAGAGGGTGTCGTCGTAACACCTCTCGATAAATGGCGAAAAGCACAAGATTCCCGCGTTGCCCTGTTTAGATTGCCGGATAAAATTTTGGCCAAGAAAGCCGCCCGTCTGGTTTATCAATGGGGTCTGACTCACGCTGAATATGATTTTGCAATGGATGACAGTCACTATGATCGAGCCTTTTGCTCTGAAGTCGTGCGCTATGCATTTGATAAAGCTTCTGACGGTAAATTGATCGTTCCAAAATACCGAAGCCACGTCAGTAAATTTAAAGACGGACCCTATCCAAAATCCTTGGGAGTCACTCAGGCAACGTTGTTTGCTCCCTATGACATCGAAGTCGATCCCCGCTTTCAATATTTGGCCGAGGGAACTTTCTATCCGCTGTTGCGACAAGTAAGAATTCAAGACTCAATCTTGCAATGCATTTATGAATGGATGATCAAAAAGGACTACACCTTCTATGAACCCTGGTGGTTAGGCACGGAAGCGACCTTGGGAAAAGGGCTCCGCTTTCTAGGTTTTATGAAGGACCAGATGCCAACCTATATGCCCAAGGAAACCATAAAAACAATTCTCCTCTTTGAAGGCGTTTCTGACTCTTTGGAAAAGAACCTCTTTGAAAAAGAGAAGGCTTTTTACCAGAAACGGGGCTATCCCCCGTCCTTTCAAGACATGATGCTCGCGAATGAACAAAAAAGAAAAGAAGACTGCGCCCTCTATGAAAAGGGCAAAAAGTCAGAATTTCATTCTTTTTTTAGAGGCAAGGGCTGTAATTAA
- a CDS encoding DUF2141 domain-containing protein, with product MKFFAFLTAFFSLMAVSHAATVTIEGFRNTKGFAAVSVFHEREQRAFPGDADKAIKTLYVPVPKNSKLEFTLDNMPVGKYAIAVLHDEDGNKKLNTVLGYPREGFGFSNNPTILVGAPAFSKCAVELTEDTVVKIKMKYFY from the coding sequence ATGAAATTCTTCGCTTTTCTAACTGCATTCTTTTCTTTAATGGCAGTATCCCATGCCGCAACCGTTACTATTGAAGGTTTCAGAAATACCAAAGGCTTTGCCGCCGTCAGCGTTTTTCATGAAAGAGAACAGCGTGCTTTTCCAGGTGATGCCGACAAGGCAATCAAAACTCTTTATGTTCCTGTTCCGAAAAATTCAAAATTGGAATTCACACTGGACAACATGCCTGTCGGGAAATACGCCATCGCAGTTCTTCATGATGAAGATGGAAATAAAAAGTTGAACACAGTACTGGGCTACCCGCGCGAAGGTTTTGGGTTTTCGAACAATCCAACTATTTTAGTTGGCGCTCCGGCATTTTCAAAATGCGCCGTTGAGTTGACAGAAGATACCGTTGTTAAAATCAAAATGAAGTATTTCTACTAA
- a CDS encoding alpha/beta fold hydrolase: MSYETKIISLKGHRTLLACYSLASRTSHKWVVFLPESGSEFRHGDRQELVGLIGAHMSKKYNFLVINKPGVEADHVDKKVFEKSFRHEKRIQDALQTLKEVIPPKDKIHLIGYSEGAYNTPVVASKDKRIVSIAMIGGGTRGWLKEELSNASPKEKLSYERAIKNIYKKPKSKTRWNGFSYATWYSYRSDNTLRALKGLNIPAVAILGARDKVIDLKAAIVDLVLVSERKPIQVHIFGDCGHHFTKHWKPVSRVLSRFLSEQERK; encoded by the coding sequence ATGTCGTACGAAACAAAGATCATCAGTTTAAAAGGCCATCGCACACTTCTGGCATGTTATTCCCTCGCCTCGCGTACTTCCCACAAATGGGTGGTTTTTTTGCCGGAGTCAGGATCTGAATTTCGGCACGGCGATCGCCAAGAACTTGTCGGTCTTATCGGCGCTCACATGTCCAAAAAGTATAATTTCTTAGTGATCAATAAACCCGGTGTTGAAGCTGATCATGTCGATAAGAAGGTCTTCGAAAAATCCTTTCGTCACGAAAAACGCATTCAGGACGCCCTTCAAACACTCAAGGAAGTTATTCCACCTAAAGATAAAATTCACTTAATAGGATACTCCGAAGGAGCCTACAACACTCCCGTCGTTGCCAGTAAAGACAAACGAATCGTTTCCATCGCAATGATTGGCGGCGGAACCCGAGGCTGGCTTAAAGAGGAACTCAGCAATGCGAGTCCTAAAGAAAAGCTTTCTTATGAGCGCGCCATTAAAAATATTTATAAAAAGCCCAAATCCAAAACGAGGTGGAATGGCTTTTCCTATGCGACTTGGTATTCATATCGCAGCGACAATACTTTAAGAGCCCTTAAAGGTTTAAATATTCCTGCCGTCGCCATTCTTGGAGCCCGCGATAAAGTCATCGATTTGAAAGCTGCCATCGTGGACTTAGTTTTAGTCAGCGAACGAAAACCCATCCAAGTGCATATCTTTGGAGATTGTGGACATCACTTCACCAAACATTGGAAACCTGTCAGTCGCGTTCTTAGTCGCTTTCTCTCTGAACAAGAAAGAAAATAA
- a CDS encoding peroxidase family protein has translation MNQKGILSVLISSSMVLSSCTHGPVNPSAKYIHDTSVPTMTDEERRAPSSSLADTPWTTWSEKNEISGLLVLKKVRDSLLAGNLHDPHVGYFGYAPIDCSKTNTNFRSADGSCTDLKDGHIGAAGVAFGRNVSPDFIDKDAPNKIMVPNPALVSKEFFTRDEFKPVPFLNMIAGVWIQFMNHDWLTHGPNKVENPYRVKGPDGVEHVVDRTKDNSSTHAQYKDGFDKVSANDVSHWWDASQIYGSNKEDQLKLRTGYFGKMRTETVNGRELLPRDNSLNPANNRQNNGYEATGFRDNWWVGLSMLHTLFVKEHNAIANKLMAKHVTYDAKTKMYTWKNGSDIRQMNQQQVDEQVFQTARLINSAILAKIHTVEWTPAILPNPVLRRAMYSNWYGLANPETWSRVVKLIPGMNKADIFKGVKESYVIGGIVGGKANNYGVPFSITEEFTSVYRLHSLLPENLEFRTLAQPKKVEAVPFPNTRNHNSYGIMASHDLKDLYYSFGVQHPGQLVLNNFPKFMQELEIPGHQKMDLALVDVMRDRERGVPRYNQFRRGIGLKPIKKYTDFFPAGKPLDARQLAIRDKFYSVYGRDANGNDNVELIDLLVGTCAEEVRPAQFGFGETMFQIFILMASRRLMADRFFTDDYNAAHYTKTGMEWIDDEGTLAKVIGRHIPELKGKMKGLTSAFEPWHN, from the coding sequence GTGAATCAAAAAGGTATTCTGTCCGTTCTGATCAGTTCAAGTATGGTTTTATCGTCTTGCACACATGGTCCCGTTAATCCAAGTGCAAAATATATTCACGACACTTCCGTTCCAACAATGACCGATGAAGAGCGTCGCGCACCCAGTTCATCCTTGGCCGACACCCCTTGGACAACGTGGTCCGAGAAAAATGAAATCTCTGGTTTGCTCGTCCTAAAGAAAGTCCGTGATAGCCTCTTGGCTGGCAACCTTCATGACCCGCATGTCGGTTACTTTGGTTACGCTCCCATAGATTGTTCTAAAACGAACACGAACTTCAGATCTGCTGATGGTTCATGTACGGATCTTAAAGATGGTCACATCGGTGCCGCCGGCGTCGCTTTCGGTCGCAACGTTTCTCCAGACTTTATCGACAAAGATGCTCCCAATAAAATCATGGTTCCAAATCCCGCCTTGGTTTCTAAAGAGTTCTTCACACGTGATGAATTCAAACCTGTTCCTTTCTTGAACATGATCGCTGGCGTATGGATTCAATTCATGAATCATGACTGGCTGACTCACGGTCCGAACAAGGTGGAAAATCCTTATCGCGTGAAAGGTCCAGATGGCGTTGAGCACGTTGTCGACAGAACGAAAGACAATTCAAGCACTCACGCTCAATACAAAGATGGCTTTGATAAAGTTTCTGCCAATGACGTCTCTCACTGGTGGGATGCTTCTCAGATTTATGGCAGCAACAAAGAAGACCAACTTAAATTGCGCACGGGATATTTCGGTAAAATGAGAACGGAAACGGTTAACGGCCGCGAACTTTTACCAAGAGACAACTCTTTGAATCCTGCAAACAACCGCCAAAACAATGGTTACGAAGCAACAGGCTTCCGTGACAACTGGTGGGTTGGTTTGAGCATGCTTCACACTCTTTTCGTTAAAGAGCACAATGCTATCGCAAACAAATTGATGGCAAAGCATGTGACTTACGATGCAAAAACAAAAATGTACACGTGGAAAAACGGTTCAGATATCCGTCAAATGAACCAACAACAAGTGGACGAGCAAGTTTTCCAAACGGCACGTTTGATCAACTCCGCAATCCTCGCAAAAATTCATACAGTAGAGTGGACTCCAGCGATCCTGCCCAATCCGGTTTTGCGCAGAGCCATGTACTCGAACTGGTACGGGCTTGCAAATCCGGAGACTTGGTCCCGCGTTGTTAAACTTATTCCGGGCATGAACAAAGCAGATATCTTTAAAGGCGTAAAAGAAAGCTATGTTATCGGCGGTATCGTTGGTGGTAAAGCGAATAACTATGGCGTTCCTTTCAGTATCACTGAAGAGTTCACATCAGTTTATCGTCTGCACTCTTTATTGCCAGAAAACTTGGAATTCAGAACTTTAGCTCAACCTAAAAAAGTTGAAGCCGTTCCATTCCCGAACACTCGTAACCATAACAGCTATGGCATCATGGCCTCTCATGACCTAAAAGACTTGTATTACTCATTCGGCGTACAACACCCAGGTCAATTGGTTCTGAACAACTTCCCAAAATTTATGCAAGAACTAGAAATTCCAGGCCACCAAAAAATGGACTTGGCACTGGTCGATGTGATGCGTGATCGCGAGCGCGGTGTCCCTCGTTACAATCAGTTCAGAAGAGGCATTGGTTTGAAACCAATCAAAAAGTACACAGACTTCTTCCCTGCTGGCAAACCCTTGGACGCAAGACAACTTGCGATTCGCGACAAATTCTATAGCGTTTACGGTCGCGATGCGAACGGTAACGACAACGTCGAGTTGATCGACCTTCTTGTCGGAACTTGCGCTGAGGAAGTTCGCCCGGCCCAATTTGGTTTCGGCGAGACGATGTTCCAAATCTTTATCTTGATGGCTTCCCGTCGTTTGATGGCAGACAGATTCTTTACGGATGATTACAATGCCGCTCACTACACGAAGACTGGTATGGAATGGATTGATGACGAAGGCACTCTTGCAAAAGTCATCGGTCGCCACATCCCAGAGCTAAAAGGCAAAATGAAAGGTCTGACATCAGCTTTCGAACCTTGGCACAACTAA